The sequence CACGATTGATGTTATCGCAGTCGTTAATGATTGTTGTAATGTATTAGCGATGTTATCCATATCGTTAACAGCTCTTGATAATAAATCACCGTTATTACGTTGATCATAGTAATTCAATGGCAAACGATCCATTTTTTCTTTTAATTGTTTACGCATGTCATATACAGTATTTTGCGCGACTGAACTCATTATGTACTGTTGAACAAAACTAAAGATTGAGCTTAGTAAGTAGAGCGCAATTAACCAAATGACAATCGTTCCTACTGCCTCGTAATCAACATGACGTTCTGGACTCATTACACCTTTAAAAATCAAAGTTGTTGCTTCACCTAATATTTTTGGTGAAACAATTGTAAATAACGTCGAGAGTATTGCAAATATAAACACGATAATAAGATTCAGACGATAAGGTTTCAGATAACCTAGCAATCGCTTAAAACTCGTTTTAAAATCCTTTGGCTTCTCTACTTTATTCATACTATTTCCAGGTCCATGACTCATGCCCACTCCTCCTCTGACAGTTGTGAACGCATAATCTCTTGATACACTTGGTTAGTATTTTTTAACGTTTCATGTGTTCCCACGCCAACCAGATGACCTTCGTCCATCACTAATATTTTTGTTGCTGACATTACTGATGTAATGCGCTGTGCAATTGTAATCATAATTTTTTCATCTTGATAAGCAGTTAATGCTTTACGCAATTTCGCATCCGTTTTAAAATCCAATGCAGAGAAACTATCATCAAAGATATAAATTCCAGCATCTTTAACTAACGCTCTTGCAATTGCCAAACGTTGTTTCTGACCACCTGAAAAGTTATCGCCACCTTGCTCAACTGGTGCTTCTAATTGTTGCTCTAATTCACGCACAAAATCAGCTGCCTGAGCAATTTCTAAAGCTTTCCATAAATCACTGTCGCTTGCATTGGGATTACCGTAACGTAAGTTATCAGCAATAGAACCCGTGAACAATAACGCTTTTTGTGGCACAAGACCGATTTTAGATCTTAATTCAAGTTGAGTTAAGTTTTTTATGTCCACACCATTGATCGATACCTTACCTGCAGTTGCTTCATAAAAACGAGTAATCATATTAATAACAGTCGTTTTCCCTGAACCAGTACTACCGATAATCGCTATTTGATCACCTTTATTTGCAGAAAAGCTGATGTTTTCAATTGCTGCTTTTTCGGCATTTTCAAAATTAAATGACACATTGTCAAACACTAATTGTTCAACACTATTAGTGGTTTGAGGTTGTTTAGGATCATGAATTTCTGTTTCTAACGCTAAGACATCATTAATACGTTGTGCCGAAGCAGCTGCTCTAGGAATAAGTACAAACATCATTGCTAACATCATGAATGAAAATAACACTTGCATGCCATATTGGATAAAGGCCATCAAGTTACCTACTTCCATTTCACCTTGTCCAATTAATTTACCACCAAACCATACAATTGCTATGCTTGTTACATTCATTATTAACATAATAACAGGCATTGCAAATGCCATGACTTTGTTTGCATAAATTGCTGTATCAGAATATGAACGGTTAACATCATCAAAGCGTTGACGTTCATCACCACTTTTATTAAATGCTCTTATAACACGAATCCCATTTAAACCTTCACGAATAACGCGGTTTAATGCGTCTGTTTTTAACTGTAATTTCTTAAATATTGGGGTTACTTTCATACCTATAAATATCATTACTAAAATCAAAATCGGCAATACAACGCAAAATACTAATGATAATTTTGCATTTCGTGATACTGCCATTACAATACTTCCCACTAACATAATGGGCGCAGTTAGCATCATTCTTAATACCATCATTGTTAAAGTTTGCATTTGTACCACATCATTCGATGTTCTTGTAATCAATGACGCGGTTCCAACTTTATTAAATTCTTGCAAAGAAAATGATGTCACTTTCTTAAAGATTGCATCTCTCAAATCACGGCCATATGACATGGATACTTTCGCTGAGAAAAATACAATAAATACCATTAATATGATACTGATTAATGTTAACACCATCATTTGAATACCACTTTGCCAAATGTAAGCTGTATCAGCTTGAACAATTCCTTTATCAACGATATTTGCCATTACAGTAGGTAAGTACAATTCTGCAATAACCTCCGCAAAAGTCAAAATGACAATAATCATAATCGACCACTTATAAACTTTTAATCGTGAGAGTAGTTTAATCATTTTTTCACCTCTTCATGTTATTGTTTCTATTTAAGATAATTATAAAACATCTTTTAATGCTTCTTTTAAACGTTGAATTCGCTCACCAATCAACTCATCGTCTTTTCGCATCGTTTCATTAAATAATTTAATATCTTCATCAATATGTTCATTATTTGTGCATATCCCTAAACGCATCGCATTCCCTTGCAATGCTACCTTAGCTATTTCAACCTGTTCAGGATCATACAATTTTTCATGTTGATAAGCCTCTTGTAAATATTTTTTTGCTTCAGCAATCATAATTGCCAAATCTAACACCCGATGCAAAGGTAATTCCTCTGATTGACGAGACCACTTTTCGCCCGTATAACGCCATACTTTAGCTGAAACGTCATAATTACCACGCTTACTCCACTGTGCTATCCCTAAAGATAACCCTTTAGTATCAGTTTCTTCTTTTGTTAGTCTTCCGTCGATGTCATCATAGTTCTCTACTGTAAACACAGGTGCATGCTTTAAATTTGTTGGAATCTCCATAACATCCTCCTTTACTAAAATTAGTAATTTCACTAAACTTAGTAGCACTAATGCATAATACCATTTATTTTTTCGATAAGCAAACAATAATATACTACTAAATAATAACTAATAAACGGTATTATACAGTAGTATATATCAATTTTTTTATGCCATTGTAACTTTCATGTTTTTCATCTACAATAAGCATATAATGTATTTATGAAAGGGATGTTTTTTATGCGTTTTGTCGTAACTTTTTTAGCGACGATTGTACAGTTTATCATCTTCGCTTTTATCGCTTATATGATTGTTTTCAGAGAAAATTACACACTCGGGATTCTGATGTGTGTGTTGATTAGTGCACCTGTTGTTTTTATTGGCGCAACTGCTGCAGAATTATATTACGGTTTACGTAAAGGTACCCCTATACGTTTCGCAATGTATGGCGCTGCTTATGGTTTTTTTGTTGGTTTATTAGTAGCTTCTTTATTCCAACTCTCAACGGCTTTGTTGATACTTACTTGCTTATTAGGTGTCGTTTTCGTTGGTATTTTAGGCGTTACATTCTACTATATCCGCGGTGCTAATCCTGGACAAGCTCGTAAAAAAATTGCTTAATAGAAATTCGGCTCACTTAATAGTGTTGATGACATTTTGTCGTCAACACTATTTTTATTTACTTTTCACAGTACAACTTATCTTTTTTAGAAATTTATATTATTAAAAAA comes from Brochothrix thermosphacta DSM 20171 = FSL F6-1036 and encodes:
- a CDS encoding ABC transporter ATP-binding protein, which codes for MIKLLSRLKVYKWSIMIIVILTFAEVIAELYLPTVMANIVDKGIVQADTAYIWQSGIQMMVLTLISIILMVFIVFFSAKVSMSYGRDLRDAIFKKVTSFSLQEFNKVGTASLITRTSNDVVQMQTLTMMVLRMMLTAPIMLVGSIVMAVSRNAKLSLVFCVVLPILILVMIFIGMKVTPIFKKLQLKTDALNRVIREGLNGIRVIRAFNKSGDERQRFDDVNRSYSDTAIYANKVMAFAMPVIMLIMNVTSIAIVWFGGKLIGQGEMEVGNLMAFIQYGMQVLFSFMMLAMMFVLIPRAAASAQRINDVLALETEIHDPKQPQTTNSVEQLVFDNVSFNFENAEKAAIENISFSANKGDQIAIIGSTGSGKTTVINMITRFYEATAGKVSINGVDIKNLTQLELRSKIGLVPQKALLFTGSIADNLRYGNPNASDSDLWKALEIAQAADFVRELEQQLEAPVEQGGDNFSGGQKQRLAIARALVKDAGIYIFDDSFSALDFKTDAKLRKALTAYQDEKIMITIAQRITSVMSATKILVMDEGHLVGVGTHETLKNTNQVYQEIMRSQLSEEEWA
- a CDS encoding DUF6530 family protein, which gives rise to MEIPTNLKHAPVFTVENYDDIDGRLTKEETDTKGLSLGIAQWSKRGNYDVSAKVWRYTGEKWSRQSEELPLHRVLDLAIMIAEAKKYLQEAYQHEKLYDPEQVEIAKVALQGNAMRLGICTNNEHIDEDIKLFNETMRKDDELIGERIQRLKEALKDVL